One genomic window of Arachis stenosperma cultivar V10309 chromosome 10, arast.V10309.gnm1.PFL2, whole genome shotgun sequence includes the following:
- the LOC130955248 gene encoding receptor protein kinase TMK1-like, giving the protein MSTAFSLFLSLFLLAVRHILAETDPNDVSILHQFRKGLDDPKLLPWPEDGGDPCGTPRWDYVFCDGNRVAQIQAKNLNLSGPLPTTFNQLTALTNVGLQNNRLNGPLPSFKGLKDLKYLFLDYNNFDSLPSDCFDGLDSLEVLALDHNNLNATNGGWSLPPSLQGSTQLTNLSCMSCNLVGSLPDFLGKMNSLSFLKLSDNNLTGELPATLNGTVLQVLWLNNQQGEGLTGTIDVVSTMVSLTSLWLHGNKFSGSIPENIGDLDSLKDLNLNGNQLVGLVPDGLGNMKLDTLDLNNNHLMGPIPDFKAVNATFDNNDFCQDKPGIPCSFEVMALLQFLGGLNYPSNLVDSWTRNDPCSGPWLGIKCDTNGKVSMINLPNFKLNGTLSPSVANLGSLAEIRLGGNHIGGVVPSNWTNLSSLSLLDLSDNNISGPMPKFRPGVKLVTVGNPLLDPHSQAPSSGNNNPSTGSGNDEPSTGSTPAHSNNNPSSSNEAKKSKGKALVTIVAPIAGVAAAAFLLIPIYVYCFRRRRKDALLAPSSLVIHPRDPSDSDRIVKIAVANNTNGSISTLTGSGSGSRNSSGIGDSHVIEAGNLVISVQVLRNVTKNFASENELGRGGFGVVYKGELDDGTKIAVKRMEAGVISSKALDEFQAEIAVLSKVRHRHLVSLLGYSIEGNERILVYEYMPQGALSKHLFHWKSFGMEPLSWKRRLNIALDVARGLEYLHSMAHQSFIHRDLKSSNILLADDFRAKISDFGLVKLAPEGEKSVVTRLAGTFGYLAPEYAVTGKITTKADVFSFGVVLMELLTGLMALDEGRSEESQYLAAWFWHIKSDKKKLRAAIDQSLDIKEETFETICVIAELAGHCTAREPSQRPDMGHAVNVLAPLVEKWKPFDDDTEEYSGIDYSLPLNQMVKDWQEAEGKDLSYMDLEDSKSSIPARPTGFADSFTSADGR; this is encoded by the exons ATGTCCACCGccttctctctcttcctctcccTCTTCCTCCTCGCTGTCCGCCATATCCTTGCCGAAACCGACCCCAACGACGTTAGCATCCTCCACCAGTTCCGAAAAGGACTTGACGACCCTAAGCTCCTTCCATGGCCCGAAGATGGCGGCGACCCATGCGGCACTCCTCGCTGGGACTACGTCTTCTGCGACGGAAACAGAGTTGCTCAGATTCAAGCCAAGAATCTCAACCTCTCTGGTCCCTTGCCTACCACCTTCAACCAACTCACCGCACTCACCAACGTTGGCCTCCAGAATAACCGTCTCAACGGTCCTTTACCCTCTTTCAAGGGTTTGAAGGACCTCAAGTACTTGTTCTTGGACTACAACAACTTCGATTCTCTACCATCAGATTGCTTCGACGGTCTCGATAGCTTGGAGGTTCTTGCGTTGGATCACAACAACCTCAATGCCACTAATGGTGGCTGGAGTCTCCCGCCGAGTCTTCAGGGTTCGACTCAGTTGACCAATCTCTCTTGTATGAGTTGCAATTTGGTGGGTTCCTTGCCGGATTTTCTGGGGAAGATGAACTCTCTCTCGTTCCTGAAACTTTCCGACAACAACTTGACCGGAGAACTGCCGGCGACACTAAACGGCACCGTATTGCAGGTTCTGTGGCTGAACAACCAGCAGGGTGAGGGGCTTACTGGGACAATTGATGTGGTTTCCACTATGGTTTCACTGACAAGTTTGTGGCTTCATGGAAACAAGTTCAGTGGGTCGATTCCGGAGAACATTGGAGACTTGGATTCGTTGAAGGATCTTAATCTCAACGGAAACCAGCTAGTTGGGCTTGTACCTGATGGATTAGGTAACATGAAATTGGACACTCTTGATTTGAACAATAACCATTTGATGGGTCCTATCCCTGATTTCAAAGCTGTTAATGCTACTTTTGATAACAATGATTTTTGTCAAGACAAGCCTGGGATTCCATGCTCCTTTGAGGTCATGGCACTCTTGCAATTTCTTGGTGGGTTGAATTACCCTTCTAATCTGGTGGATTCTTGGACTCGTAATGACCCTTGTTCAGGTCCATGGTTGGGAATCAAGTGTGATACTAATGGCAAGGTTTCTATGATTAATTTGCCAAATTTTAAGCTTAATGGGACGTTGAGTCCTTCTGTTGCAAACTTGGGTTCTCTTGCTGAAATTAGGTTGGGTGGTAACCATATTGGTGGTGTGGTACCTAGTAATTGGACTAACTTGTCGTCTCTTTCGTTGTTGGATCTGAGTGACAATAACATATCCGGTCCAATGCCCAAGTTTCGCCCCGGAGTGAAACTTGTGACTGTTGGGAATCCTCTGTTGGATCCACACTCCCAAGCTCCTTCATCTGGGAACAATAATCCGTCGACTGGATCTGGGAATGATGAGCCATCAACGGGGTCTACACCCGCACACTCGAATAACAATCCAAGTAGTTCTAATGAAGCAAAGAAATCCAAAGGCAAAGCGTTGGTTACTATTGTTGCTCCCATTGCGGGTGTGGCGGCTGCAGCTTTTCTGCTCATTCCAATTTATGTGTATTGTTTCAGGAGAAGAAGGAAGGATGCTTTATTGGCTCCTAGTTCACTGGTGATTCACCCAAGAGATCCATCTGATTCGGATCGTATTGTAAAGATTGCTGTTGCTAATAATACCAATGGAAGTATCTCAACTCTAACAGGGAGTGGGTCTGGGAGTCGAAACAGCAGTGGCATTGGGGATTCTCATGTCATTGAAGCTGGCAATCTTGTGATCTCTGTTCAGGTTCTACGAAATGTGACCAAGAATTTTGCCTCTGAGAACGAGCTTGGTCGTGGTGGGTTTGGTGTTGTTTATAAGGGAGAATTGGATGATGGCACAAAAATTGCAGTGAAGCGAATGGAAGCTGGTGTGATTAGTAGCAAAGCGTTAGATGAATTCCAGGCTGAAATTGCAGTTCTATCAAAAGTTAGACACCGGCATTTAGTGTCTCTTTTGGGTTATTCCATTGAAGGGAATGAGAGAATTCTAGTTTATGAGTATATGCCTCAAGGTGCACTAAGTAAGCATCTTTTCCATTGGAAGAGTTTTGGAATGGAGCCGCTCTCTTGGAAGAGGAGGCTCAATATTGCCCTGGATGTTGCTAGAGGACTGGAGTACCTTCATTCTATGGCCCACCAAAGCTTCATTCACAGAGATCTTAAGTCGTCGAATATTTTGCTTGCTGATGATTTCAGAGCAAAAATATCAGATTTTGGATTGGTAAAACTTGCTCCTGAAGGTGAAAAGTCTGTAGTGACCCGGCTTGCAGGGACTTTCGGATACTTGGCGCCAGAATATGCAg TGACGGGAAAAATCACTACCAAAGCAGATGTTTTCAGCTTTGGGGTTGTGCTAATGGAGCTGTTGACGGGATTGATGGCACTTGATGAGGGTAGATCTGAGGAAAGCCAATACTTGGCAGCATGGTTCTGGCATATAAAATCAGACAAGAAGAAACTAAGGGCTGCCATTGATCAATCCCTTGACATAAAAGAAGAAACGTTCGAGACCATCTGCGTCATTGCCGAGTTAGCTGGACACTGCACTGCCAGAGAACCAAGCCAACGGCCTGATATGGGTCATGCTGTGAATGTTCTGGCGCCACTCGTTGAAAAATGGAAACCATTTGATGATGACACAGAGGAATATTCCGGCATTGATTATAGCCTTCCTCTTAACCAGATGGTGAAGGACTGGCAGGAAGCAGAAGGAAAGGACTTGAGTTATATGGACTTGGAAGACAGCAAGAGTAGTATCCCAGCAAGGCCTACTGGATTTGCAGATTCTTTTACTTCAGCTGATGGTAGATGA